In one Oncorhynchus masou masou isolate Uvic2021 chromosome 23, UVic_Omas_1.1, whole genome shotgun sequence genomic region, the following are encoded:
- the LOC135511113 gene encoding serine/threonine-protein phosphatase 4 regulatory subunit 3-like isoform X1 translates to MSDTRRRVKVYTLNEDRQWDDRGTGHVSSTFVERLKGISLLVRAESDGSLLLESKISPNTAYQKQQDTLIVWSEAENYDLALSFQEKAGCDEIWEKICQVQGKDPALEITQDPIDESEEERFEEMPETSHLVELPPCELARLEEIADLVTSVLSSPIRREKLALALMSEGYMKKLLQLFQVCEDLDNREGLHHLYEIVRGVLFLNKAALFEVMFSDDCIMDVVGCLEYDPALVQPKRHREFLTKTAKFKEVIPITDSELRQKIHQTYRVQYIQDIILPTPSVFEENFLSTLTSFIFFNKVEIVSMLQEDEKFLTEVFAQLTDEATEDGKRRELVNFFKEFCAFSQTLQPQNRDAFFKTLANLGILPALEIVMGMDDLQVRAAATDIFSYLVEFSPSMVREFVMQEPQQTDDDVLLINVVIKQMICDSDPELGGAVQLMGLLRTLIDPENMLTPTNKTEKTEFLSFFYKYCMQVLTAPLLANTVDEKKSKALQEGSTKINPVCPDNFQTAQLLALILELLTFCVEHHTYHIKTYIMNKDLLRRILVLMNSKHTFLALCALRFMRRIIGQKDEYYNRYIIKGNLFEPVINTLLDNGTRYNLLNSAIIELFEFIKVEDVKSLIAHIIDNYYKALESIEYVQTFKGLKGRYEQEKDRQTLRLNRYRRDARTLDEDEEMWFHEDEDDDEGEAVEKSRPEEEFPESYGKYMEAKKVKESDDKENFPTQTPTGSFKFTFSHSAGAANGANGKPAASHAASASPNGSPAKSDATPGTLVVKTAMVGLVDYPDDEDEEEEDEEQSPRKRPRLGS, encoded by the exons ATGTCGGATACTCGGCGGCGTGTGAAAGTATACACGCTGAATGAAGACCGACAGTGGGACGACAGGGGCACAGGACATGTCTCGTCTACCTTTGTCGAACGACTAAAGGGAATATCATTATTAGTTCGGGCCGAAAGCGACG GCTCACTTCTTCTGGAGTCTAAAATCAGCCCAAATACTGCATATCAAAAACAACAA GATACTCTGATCGTGTGGTCTGAAGCAGAGAACTATGATCTGGCTCTGAGTTTTCAGGAAAAAGCTGGCTGTGATGAAATCTGGGAAAAGATTTGTCAG GTGCAGGGAAAAGACCCTGCGCTGGAGATCACCCAGGACCCCATCGATGAGTCTGAGGAGGAGCGCTTCGAGGAGATgccagagaccagccacctggtGGAGCTGCCTCCATGCGAGCTGGCCCGGCTGGAGGAGATCGCTGACCTTGTGACTTCTGTCCTGTCCTCGCCCATCCGCCGGGAAAAACTGGCCCTAGCCCTTATGAGTGAAGGTTACATGAAGAAGTTACTGCAGCTCTTCCAGGTGTGTGAAGACCTGGACAACCGTGAGGGCCTACATCATCTGTATGAGATTGTGCGTGGCGTGCTTTTTCTCAACAAGGCGGCTCTTTTCGAGGTCATGTTCTCAGACGACTGCATCATGGACGTGGTGGGCTGCCTGGAGTACGACCCGGCGCTGGTACAGCCCAAAAGGCACCGCGAGTTCCTCACCAAGACGGCCAAGTTCAAGGAGGTGATCCCCATCACGGACTCAGAGCTGCGGCAGAAGATCCACCAGACGTACCGTGTGCAGTACATCCAGGACATCATCCTTCCCACTCCTTCTGTCTTCGAAGAGAACTTCCTTTCCACCCTCACATCCTTCATTTTCTTCAACAAGGTGGAGATAGTCAGCATGCTGCAG GAGGATGAGAAGTTCCTCACTGAAGTCTTTGCACAGCTAACGGATGAAGCCACAGAGGACGGTAAAAGGAGGGAACTA GTGAACTTCTTCAAAGAATTTTGTGCTTTTTCACAAACCTTGCAACCGCAAAATAGAGATGCTTTCTTCAAGACTCTGGCGAATCTAGGCATTCTTCCTGCTCTTGAAATAGTCATG GGGATGGACGACCTGCAAGTGAGGGCTGCAGCCACAGACATATTCTCATACCTGGTGGAGTTCAGCCCCTCCATGGTCCGAGAGTTTGTTATGCaggagccacagcagactgatGAT GATGTGCTGCTGATCAACGTGGTGATAAAGCAGATGATCTGTGACTCGGACCCTGAGCTGGGGGGTGCTGTGCAGCTGATGGGGCTCCTACGTACACTGATTGACCCAGAGAACATGCTGACGCCCACCAAT AAAACGGAGAAGACAGAGTTCCTCAGCTTCTTCTACAAGTACTGCATGCAGGTCCTAACAGCCCCTCTATTGGCCAACACTGTAGACGAGAAGAAGTCCAAAG CTCTGCAAGAGGGGTCCACCAAGATCAACCCAGTGTGTCCTG ATAATTTCCAGACAGCTCAACTCCTGGCTTTGATTCTGGAGCTGCTGACATTCTGTGTTGAGCACCACACGTACCACATAAAGACATACATCATGAACAAGGACCTGCTACGACGAATCCTGGTGCTAATGAACTCTAAACACACCTTCCTGGCGCTGT GTGCTCTGCGCTTCATGAGGAGGATAATCGGGCAGAAGGATGAGTACTACAACCGCTATATTATCAAAGGGAACCTGTTTGAGCCAGTCATCAACACTCTGCTGGACAATGGCACTAGATACAACCTCCTAAACTCAGCCATCATCGAACTCTTTGAGTTCATCAAAGTT GAGGATGTTAAGTCCCTGATAGCACACATCATAGACAACTACTACAAAGCACTTGAATCCATTGAATACGTCCAGACGTTCAAGGGCCTAAAGGGCAGATATGAGCAGGAGAAGGACCGACAGACCCTGAGACTCAACAG ATATCGTAGGGATGCCCGAACGCTGGACGAGGATGAGGAAATGTGGTTCCATGAAGATGAGGATGATGACGAAGGAGAGGCTGTTGAGAAAAGTAGGCCAGAGGAAGAGTTCCCAGAGAGCTACGGAAAGTATATGGAAGCAAAAAAAG TTAAAGAGAGTGACGACAAAGAGAACTTCCCAACGCAGACCCCAACTGGCAGCTTTAAGTTTACCTTCTCTCATTCTGCAGGGGCTGCCAACGGTGCCAACGGCAAGCCAGCTGCCTCACACGCCGCCTCAGCCAGTCCCAACGGCTCCCCAGCCAAGTCGGACGCGACACCCGGCACCCTGGTAGTCAAG ACTGCGATGGTCGGCCTTGTAGACTACCCTGACGACGAAGACGAGGAGGAAGAAGACGAAGAGCAGTCGCCACGGAAACGTCCCCGTCTGGGCTCCTAA
- the LOC135511113 gene encoding serine/threonine-protein phosphatase 4 regulatory subunit 3-like isoform X3, with translation MSDTRRRVKVYTLNEDRQWDDRGTGHVSSTFVERLKGISLLVRAESDGSLLLESKISPNTAYQKQQDTLIVWSEAENYDLALSFQEKAGCDEIWEKICQVQGKDPALEITQDPIDESEEERFEEMPETSHLVELPPCELARLEEIADLVTSVLSSPIRREKLALALMSEGYMKKLLQLFQVCEDLDNREGLHHLYEIVRGVLFLNKAALFEVMFSDDCIMDVVGCLEYDPALVQPKRHREFLTKTAKFKEVIPITDSELRQKIHQTYRVQYIQDIILPTPSVFEENFLSTLTSFIFFNKVEIVSMLQEDEKFLTEVFAQLTDEATEDGKRRELVNFFKEFCAFSQTLQPQNRDAFFKTLANLGILPALEIVMGMDDLQVRAAATDIFSYLVEFSPSMVREFVMQEPQQTDDDVLLINVVIKQMICDSDPELGGAVQLMGLLRTLIDPENMLTPTNKTEKTEFLSFFYKYCMQVLTAPLLANTVDEKKSKALQEGSTKINPVCPDNFQTAQLLALILELLTFCVEHHTYHIKTYIMNKDLLRRILVLMNSKHTFLALCALRFMRRIIGQKDEYYNRYIIKGNLFEPVINTLLDNGTRYNLLNSAIIELFEFIKVEDVKSLIAHIIDNYYKALESIEYVQTFKGLKGRYEQEKDRQTLRLNRYRRDARTLDEDEEMWFHEDEDDDEGEAVEKSRPEEEFPESYGKYMEAKKGAANGANGKPAASHAASASPNGSPAKSDATPGTLVVKTAMVGLVDYPDDEDEEEEDEEQSPRKRPRLGS, from the exons ATGTCGGATACTCGGCGGCGTGTGAAAGTATACACGCTGAATGAAGACCGACAGTGGGACGACAGGGGCACAGGACATGTCTCGTCTACCTTTGTCGAACGACTAAAGGGAATATCATTATTAGTTCGGGCCGAAAGCGACG GCTCACTTCTTCTGGAGTCTAAAATCAGCCCAAATACTGCATATCAAAAACAACAA GATACTCTGATCGTGTGGTCTGAAGCAGAGAACTATGATCTGGCTCTGAGTTTTCAGGAAAAAGCTGGCTGTGATGAAATCTGGGAAAAGATTTGTCAG GTGCAGGGAAAAGACCCTGCGCTGGAGATCACCCAGGACCCCATCGATGAGTCTGAGGAGGAGCGCTTCGAGGAGATgccagagaccagccacctggtGGAGCTGCCTCCATGCGAGCTGGCCCGGCTGGAGGAGATCGCTGACCTTGTGACTTCTGTCCTGTCCTCGCCCATCCGCCGGGAAAAACTGGCCCTAGCCCTTATGAGTGAAGGTTACATGAAGAAGTTACTGCAGCTCTTCCAGGTGTGTGAAGACCTGGACAACCGTGAGGGCCTACATCATCTGTATGAGATTGTGCGTGGCGTGCTTTTTCTCAACAAGGCGGCTCTTTTCGAGGTCATGTTCTCAGACGACTGCATCATGGACGTGGTGGGCTGCCTGGAGTACGACCCGGCGCTGGTACAGCCCAAAAGGCACCGCGAGTTCCTCACCAAGACGGCCAAGTTCAAGGAGGTGATCCCCATCACGGACTCAGAGCTGCGGCAGAAGATCCACCAGACGTACCGTGTGCAGTACATCCAGGACATCATCCTTCCCACTCCTTCTGTCTTCGAAGAGAACTTCCTTTCCACCCTCACATCCTTCATTTTCTTCAACAAGGTGGAGATAGTCAGCATGCTGCAG GAGGATGAGAAGTTCCTCACTGAAGTCTTTGCACAGCTAACGGATGAAGCCACAGAGGACGGTAAAAGGAGGGAACTA GTGAACTTCTTCAAAGAATTTTGTGCTTTTTCACAAACCTTGCAACCGCAAAATAGAGATGCTTTCTTCAAGACTCTGGCGAATCTAGGCATTCTTCCTGCTCTTGAAATAGTCATG GGGATGGACGACCTGCAAGTGAGGGCTGCAGCCACAGACATATTCTCATACCTGGTGGAGTTCAGCCCCTCCATGGTCCGAGAGTTTGTTATGCaggagccacagcagactgatGAT GATGTGCTGCTGATCAACGTGGTGATAAAGCAGATGATCTGTGACTCGGACCCTGAGCTGGGGGGTGCTGTGCAGCTGATGGGGCTCCTACGTACACTGATTGACCCAGAGAACATGCTGACGCCCACCAAT AAAACGGAGAAGACAGAGTTCCTCAGCTTCTTCTACAAGTACTGCATGCAGGTCCTAACAGCCCCTCTATTGGCCAACACTGTAGACGAGAAGAAGTCCAAAG CTCTGCAAGAGGGGTCCACCAAGATCAACCCAGTGTGTCCTG ATAATTTCCAGACAGCTCAACTCCTGGCTTTGATTCTGGAGCTGCTGACATTCTGTGTTGAGCACCACACGTACCACATAAAGACATACATCATGAACAAGGACCTGCTACGACGAATCCTGGTGCTAATGAACTCTAAACACACCTTCCTGGCGCTGT GTGCTCTGCGCTTCATGAGGAGGATAATCGGGCAGAAGGATGAGTACTACAACCGCTATATTATCAAAGGGAACCTGTTTGAGCCAGTCATCAACACTCTGCTGGACAATGGCACTAGATACAACCTCCTAAACTCAGCCATCATCGAACTCTTTGAGTTCATCAAAGTT GAGGATGTTAAGTCCCTGATAGCACACATCATAGACAACTACTACAAAGCACTTGAATCCATTGAATACGTCCAGACGTTCAAGGGCCTAAAGGGCAGATATGAGCAGGAGAAGGACCGACAGACCCTGAGACTCAACAG ATATCGTAGGGATGCCCGAACGCTGGACGAGGATGAGGAAATGTGGTTCCATGAAGATGAGGATGATGACGAAGGAGAGGCTGTTGAGAAAAGTAGGCCAGAGGAAGAGTTCCCAGAGAGCTACGGAAAGTATATGGAAGCAAAAAAAG GGGCTGCCAACGGTGCCAACGGCAAGCCAGCTGCCTCACACGCCGCCTCAGCCAGTCCCAACGGCTCCCCAGCCAAGTCGGACGCGACACCCGGCACCCTGGTAGTCAAG ACTGCGATGGTCGGCCTTGTAGACTACCCTGACGACGAAGACGAGGAGGAAGAAGACGAAGAGCAGTCGCCACGGAAACGTCCCCGTCTGGGCTCCTAA
- the LOC135511113 gene encoding serine/threonine-protein phosphatase 4 regulatory subunit 3-A-like isoform X2, with the protein MSDTRRRVKVYTLNEDRQWDDRGTGHVSSTFVERLKGISLLVRAESDGSLLLESKISPNTAYQKQQDTLIVWSEAENYDLALSFQEKAGCDEIWEKICQVQGKDPALEITQDPIDESEEERFEEMPETSHLVELPPCELARLEEIADLVTSVLSSPIRREKLALALMSEGYMKKLLQLFQVCEDLDNREGLHHLYEIVRGVLFLNKAALFEVMFSDDCIMDVVGCLEYDPALVQPKRHREFLTKTAKFKEVIPITDSELRQKIHQTYRVQYIQDIILPTPSVFEENFLSTLTSFIFFNKVEIVSMLQEDEKFLTEVFAQLTDEATEDGKRRELVNFFKEFCAFSQTLQPQNRDAFFKTLANLGILPALEIVMGMDDLQVRAAATDIFSYLVEFSPSMVREFVMQEPQQTDDDVLLINVVIKQMICDSDPELGGAVQLMGLLRTLIDPENMLTPTNKTEKTEFLSFFYKYCMQVLTAPLLANTVDEKKSKALQEGSTKINPVCPDNFQTAQLLALILELLTFCVEHHTYHIKTYIMNKDLLRRILVLMNSKHTFLALCALRFMRRIIGQKDEYYNRYIIKGNLFEPVINTLLDNGTRYNLLNSAIIELFEFIKVEDVKSLIAHIIDNYYKALESIEYVQTFKGLKGRYEQEKDRQTLRLNRYRRDARTLDEDEEMWFHEDEDDDEGEAVEKSRPEEEFPESYGKYMEAKKVKESDDKENFPTQTPTGSFKFTFSHSAGAANGANGKPAASHAASASPNGSPAKSDATPGTLVVKVSFPCQLPF; encoded by the exons ATGTCGGATACTCGGCGGCGTGTGAAAGTATACACGCTGAATGAAGACCGACAGTGGGACGACAGGGGCACAGGACATGTCTCGTCTACCTTTGTCGAACGACTAAAGGGAATATCATTATTAGTTCGGGCCGAAAGCGACG GCTCACTTCTTCTGGAGTCTAAAATCAGCCCAAATACTGCATATCAAAAACAACAA GATACTCTGATCGTGTGGTCTGAAGCAGAGAACTATGATCTGGCTCTGAGTTTTCAGGAAAAAGCTGGCTGTGATGAAATCTGGGAAAAGATTTGTCAG GTGCAGGGAAAAGACCCTGCGCTGGAGATCACCCAGGACCCCATCGATGAGTCTGAGGAGGAGCGCTTCGAGGAGATgccagagaccagccacctggtGGAGCTGCCTCCATGCGAGCTGGCCCGGCTGGAGGAGATCGCTGACCTTGTGACTTCTGTCCTGTCCTCGCCCATCCGCCGGGAAAAACTGGCCCTAGCCCTTATGAGTGAAGGTTACATGAAGAAGTTACTGCAGCTCTTCCAGGTGTGTGAAGACCTGGACAACCGTGAGGGCCTACATCATCTGTATGAGATTGTGCGTGGCGTGCTTTTTCTCAACAAGGCGGCTCTTTTCGAGGTCATGTTCTCAGACGACTGCATCATGGACGTGGTGGGCTGCCTGGAGTACGACCCGGCGCTGGTACAGCCCAAAAGGCACCGCGAGTTCCTCACCAAGACGGCCAAGTTCAAGGAGGTGATCCCCATCACGGACTCAGAGCTGCGGCAGAAGATCCACCAGACGTACCGTGTGCAGTACATCCAGGACATCATCCTTCCCACTCCTTCTGTCTTCGAAGAGAACTTCCTTTCCACCCTCACATCCTTCATTTTCTTCAACAAGGTGGAGATAGTCAGCATGCTGCAG GAGGATGAGAAGTTCCTCACTGAAGTCTTTGCACAGCTAACGGATGAAGCCACAGAGGACGGTAAAAGGAGGGAACTA GTGAACTTCTTCAAAGAATTTTGTGCTTTTTCACAAACCTTGCAACCGCAAAATAGAGATGCTTTCTTCAAGACTCTGGCGAATCTAGGCATTCTTCCTGCTCTTGAAATAGTCATG GGGATGGACGACCTGCAAGTGAGGGCTGCAGCCACAGACATATTCTCATACCTGGTGGAGTTCAGCCCCTCCATGGTCCGAGAGTTTGTTATGCaggagccacagcagactgatGAT GATGTGCTGCTGATCAACGTGGTGATAAAGCAGATGATCTGTGACTCGGACCCTGAGCTGGGGGGTGCTGTGCAGCTGATGGGGCTCCTACGTACACTGATTGACCCAGAGAACATGCTGACGCCCACCAAT AAAACGGAGAAGACAGAGTTCCTCAGCTTCTTCTACAAGTACTGCATGCAGGTCCTAACAGCCCCTCTATTGGCCAACACTGTAGACGAGAAGAAGTCCAAAG CTCTGCAAGAGGGGTCCACCAAGATCAACCCAGTGTGTCCTG ATAATTTCCAGACAGCTCAACTCCTGGCTTTGATTCTGGAGCTGCTGACATTCTGTGTTGAGCACCACACGTACCACATAAAGACATACATCATGAACAAGGACCTGCTACGACGAATCCTGGTGCTAATGAACTCTAAACACACCTTCCTGGCGCTGT GTGCTCTGCGCTTCATGAGGAGGATAATCGGGCAGAAGGATGAGTACTACAACCGCTATATTATCAAAGGGAACCTGTTTGAGCCAGTCATCAACACTCTGCTGGACAATGGCACTAGATACAACCTCCTAAACTCAGCCATCATCGAACTCTTTGAGTTCATCAAAGTT GAGGATGTTAAGTCCCTGATAGCACACATCATAGACAACTACTACAAAGCACTTGAATCCATTGAATACGTCCAGACGTTCAAGGGCCTAAAGGGCAGATATGAGCAGGAGAAGGACCGACAGACCCTGAGACTCAACAG ATATCGTAGGGATGCCCGAACGCTGGACGAGGATGAGGAAATGTGGTTCCATGAAGATGAGGATGATGACGAAGGAGAGGCTGTTGAGAAAAGTAGGCCAGAGGAAGAGTTCCCAGAGAGCTACGGAAAGTATATGGAAGCAAAAAAAG TTAAAGAGAGTGACGACAAAGAGAACTTCCCAACGCAGACCCCAACTGGCAGCTTTAAGTTTACCTTCTCTCATTCTGCAGGGGCTGCCAACGGTGCCAACGGCAAGCCAGCTGCCTCACACGCCGCCTCAGCCAGTCCCAACGGCTCCCCAGCCAAGTCGGACGCGACACCCGGCACCCTGGTAGTCAAGGTGAGCTTTCCCTGTCAACTGCCATTCTAA